The Ascaphus truei isolate aAscTru1 chromosome 3, aAscTru1.hap1, whole genome shotgun sequence genome includes a region encoding these proteins:
- the LATS2 gene encoding serine/threonine-protein kinase LATS2 isoform X2, with protein MLYTQLDECCALSSVAPFSNLVGLPSLVWCAEMAIRALKQTGSRSIEAALEYISKMGYLDPRNEQIVRVIKQTSPGKNTAPNNVPRRLSFEGTNESFPPYHPMNNAAYEGSAFSVEGAIVLSDVPRQYMDYLLSAPQPGALNGPTQRSSPAGPHNTPGSHQHQQKAYAANVESAAMNYAIGNHSTPNLQIQASHTSNSTHYVRQHLMVQGDPMGYGVQRTPSFQNKMQQDGGYANLQSKGQIAQNSPGHVYQQAPAGLYMPHSHHKQSSPSSHQMHVVSRGPPFTSEFPDTPQNLMTPSRNSLNMDLYDTGSVCQWPNPQSRRDSLQGPGMDSSPRQHVSFRPDSQVPSRTNSFNNQQQKQVQMRQAPPSKPDASMASPNTITAVTSTHILQPVKSMRVMRPEPQTAVGPTHPGWLAAQAQVLDSLELIEPHPISVGGASAYGIDVEYSNQDLRFPPPPYPKHRLLQNNPEQLDLNSLCSGVDQSLRVVNNVACGQVDEDSGEIKPDKASKNPKVVKPGKDKKQIQTSPVPVRKNSRDEEKRESRIKSYSPFAFKFYMEQHVENVLKTYQQKVNRRLQLEQEMAEAGLGEVVQEQMRKILYQKESNYNRLKRAKMDKSLFVKIKTLGIGAFGEVCLASKVDTKALYAMKTLRKKDVLNRNQVAHVKAERDILAEADNEWVVKLYYSFQDKDNLYFVMDYIPGGDMMSLLIRMEVFPEHLARFYIAELTLAIESVHKMGFIHRDIKPDNILIDLDGHIKLTDFGLCTGFRWTHNSKYYQKGSHIRQDSMEPSELWDDVSNCRCGDRLKTLEQRAKRQHHRCLAHSLVGTPNYIAPEVLLRKGYTQLCDWWSVGVILFEMLVGQPPFLASNPTETQLKVINWENTLHIPSQIKLSPEATDLITKLCCAAEYRLGRNGADEIKAHSFFSSIDFSSDVRHQPAPYVPKISHPMDTSNFDPVEEESPWNDSGDSTLTWDTFMSPGNKHTEHAFYEFTFRRFFDDHGYPFRYPKPSKAEASPCAESQEASPDAASESEVCQPVYV; from the exons ATGCTCTACACCCAGTTAGATGAATGTTGTGCACTATCATCCGTGGCACCCTTTTCAAATCTCGTGGGACTCCCGTCATTAGTCTGGTGTGCG GAAATGGCCATACGAGCGCTGAAGCAGACTGGGAGCAGGAGCATTGAAGCTGCTTTAGAATACATTAGTAAAATGGGGTATCTGGACCCAAGGAACGAGCAGATTGTACGTGTGATCAAGCAGACCTCTCCAG gaaagaACACGGCTCCAAATAATGTGCCACGCCGATTAAGTTTTGAAGGAACAAATGAGTCTTTCCCGCCTTACCATCCAATGAATAATGCAGCCTATGAAGGGTCTGCCTTTTCAGTTGAAGGTGCCATTGTGCTCAGTGACGTTCCACGGCAGTACATGGACTACTTGCTTTCTGCCCCCCAGCCTGGAGCATTAAATGGCCCAACACAAAGAtcttcccctgcaggtcctcACAACACCCCTGGAAGCCACCAGCACCAACAGAAGGCATATGCTGCAAATGTGGAGTCTGCTGCAATGAATTATGCTATTGGAAATCACAGCACCCCAAACCTCCAGATACAGGCATCTCATACGTCAAACAGCACACACTATGTACGGCAACATCTTATGGTGCAAGGGGATCCCATGGGGTATGGAGTACAGAGGACACCCTCGTTTCAAAATAAAATGCAGCAAGATGGAGGCTATGCCAATTTGCAGAGCAAAGGGCAGATCGCACAAAACAGCCCTGGCCATGTATATCAGCAAGCACCTGCGGGTCTATACATGCCACACTCTCACCACAAGCAATCAAGTCCTTCCTCTCACCAGATGCATGTTGTATCCAGAGGGCCACCATTTACCAGCGAGTTCCCAGACACGCCTCAGAATCTGATGACTCCATCAAGAAATAGCTTGAACATGGATCTCTATGATACTGGCAGTGTATGTCAGTGGCCAAATCCACAGTCTCGTCGTGATTCCCTTCAAGGCCCAGGAATGGACTCATCACCACGGCAACATGTGTCCTTCAGACCAGACTCCCAAGTACCAAGCCGTACCAACTCCTTTAATAACCAGCAGCAAAAACAGGTGCAGATGCGGCAGGCTCCCCCAAGCAAGCCTGATGCTTCCATGGCCTCTCCAAATACCATCACTGCAGTCACATCCACCCACATTCTCCAGCCAGTGAAGAGCATGAGGGTGATGAGGCCTGAGCCACAGACTGCTGTAGGCCCTACCCATCCTGGCTGGTTAGCTGCACAGGCCCAGGTGCTGGATAGCTTAGAGTTGATTGAGCCACATCCAATATCAGTTGGAGGTGCAAGTGCTTATGGGATAGATGTGGAGTATAGCAATCAGGATCTGAGATTTCCCCCACCTCCTTACCCCAAGCACCGTTTGCTGCAGAACAACCCTGAGCAGCTTGACTTGAACTCTTTGTGCTCAGGAGTGGATCAGAGCCTACGAGTTGTCAATAATGTAGCATGCGGTCAAGTGGATGAAGACAGTGGCGAGATAAAACCTGACAAAGCGAGCAAGAACCCCAAGGTCGTGAAACCCGGAAAGGATAAAAAACAAATTCAAACGTCGCCGGTTCCTGTGCGTAAAAATAGCAGAGACGAGGAAAAGAGAGAGTCCAGAATTAAGAGCTACTCACCTTTTGCCTTTAAATTTTACATGGAGCAACACGTGGAGAATGTTCTGAAGACTTATCAGCAGAAGGTCAACAGGAGGTTACAACTGGAACAAGAAATGGCTGAA GCTGGACTCGGTGAAGTTGTACAAGAGCAAATGAGGAAAATCCTTTACCAAAAAGAATCCAACTACAACAGACTAAAAAGGGCAAAAATGGATAAGTCTTTGTTTGTAAAGATCAAGACTCTGGGGATCGGCGCTTTCGGTGAGGTATGCCTCGCGAGCAAAGTGGATACCAAAGCTTTGTATGCAATGAAAACCCTGAGGAAGAAGGACGTCCTGAACCGAAACCAGGTGGCTCATGTCAAGGCAGAGAGGGACATTCTGGCAGAGGCCGACAATGAGTGGGTGGTGAAGCTGTACTACTCCTTCCAGGACAAGGACAACTTGTACTTTGTGATGGATTACATCCCAGGCGGGGATATGATGAGCCTCCTCATACGCATGGAAGTGTTCCCTGAGCACCTTGCCCGGTTTTACATTGCGGAGCTGACCCTGGCCATCGAGAGTGTCCACAAGATGGGATTTATCCACAGGGACATCAAACCTGACAACATTCTCATAGACCTGGATGGCCACATTAAACTGACAGATTTTGGTCTCTGTACTGGATTTCGGTGGACTCATAACTCAAAATACTACCAGAAAG GGAGCCACATCCGACAAGACAGTATGGAGCCCAGTGAGCTTTGGGACGATGTGTCCAACTGCAGATGTGGAGATAGGCTGAAGACCTTGGAGCAACGAGCTAAAAGGCAGCATCATAGGTGTTTGGCTCATTCGTTAGTGGGGACGCCTAATTACATAGCACCAGAGGTCCTTCTGCGTAAAG GTTACACTCAGCTCTGCGACTGGTGGAGCGTTGGTGTCATTCTCTTCGAGATGTTAGTGGGGCAGCCTCCCTTCCTTGCATCAAACCCGACAGAGACTCAGCTAAAA GTAATAAACTGGGAAAACACTCTGCACATTCCCTCCCAGATCAAACTGAGCCCAGAGGCGACGGATCTGATCACCAAGTTGTGCTGTGCGGCTGAATATCGGCTTGGGAGAAATGGGGCGGATGAAATTAAGGCTCACTCCTTCTTCAGCTCGATTGACTTCTCCAGCGACGTCCGCCACCAGCCGGCACCTTATGTCCCCAAGATTAGCCACCCCATGGACACCTCCAATTTTGACCCAGTGGAAGAGGAAAGCCCTTGGAATGACAGCGGGGACAGCACCCTCACATGGGACACCTTCATGTCTCCCGGGAATAAGCACACAGAGCACGCTTTTTATGAGTTCACTTTCCGGCGGTTCTTTGATGACCACGGCTACCCGTTCCGCTACCCAAAGCCTTCCAAGGCAGAAGCCTCCCCATGTGCGGAGTCACAGGAGGCGAGTCCAGATGCAGCCAGCGAATCAGAAGTCTGCCAACCGGTGTATGTGTGA
- the LATS2 gene encoding serine/threonine-protein kinase LATS2 isoform X3, translating into MAIRALKQTGSRSIEAALEYISKMGYLDPRNEQIVRVIKQTSPGKNTAPNNVPRRLSFEGTNESFPPYHPMNNAAYEGSAFSVEGAIVLSDVPRQYMDYLLSAPQPGALNGPTQRSSPAGPHNTPGSHQHQQKAYAANVESAAMNYAIGNHSTPNLQIQASHTSNSTHYVRQHLMVQGDPMGYGVQRTPSFQNKMQQDGGYANLQSKGQIAQNSPGHVYQQAPAGLYMPHSHHKQSSPSSHQMHVVSRGPPFTSEFPDTPQNLMTPSRNSLNMDLYDTGSVCQWPNPQSRRDSLQGPGMDSSPRQHVSFRPDSQVPSRTNSFNNQQQKQVQMRQAPPSKPDASMASPNTITAVTSTHILQPVKSMRVMRPEPQTAVGPTHPGWLAAQAQVLDSLELIEPHPISVGGASAYGIDVEYSNQDLRFPPPPYPKHRLLQNNPEQLDLNSLCSGVDQSLRVVNNVACGQVDEDSGEIKPDKASKNPKVVKPGKDKKQIQTSPVPVRKNSRDEEKRESRIKSYSPFAFKFYMEQHVENVLKTYQQKVNRRLQLEQEMAEAGLGEVVQEQMRKILYQKESNYNRLKRAKMDKSLFVKIKTLGIGAFGEVCLASKVDTKALYAMKTLRKKDVLNRNQVAHVKAERDILAEADNEWVVKLYYSFQDKDNLYFVMDYIPGGDMMSLLIRMEVFPEHLARFYIAELTLAIESVHKMGFIHRDIKPDNILIDLDGHIKLTDFGLCTGFRWTHNSKYYQKGSHIRQDSMEPSELWDDVSNCRCGDRLKTLEQRAKRQHHRCLAHSLVGTPNYIAPEVLLRKGYTQLCDWWSVGVILFEMLVGQPPFLASNPTETQLKVINWENTLHIPSQIKLSPEATDLITKLCCAAEYRLGRNGADEIKAHSFFSSIDFSSDVRHQPAPYVPKISHPMDTSNFDPVEEESPWNDSGDSTLTWDTFMSPGNKHTEHAFYEFTFRRFFDDHGYPFRYPKPSKAEASPCAESQEASPDAASESEVCQPVYV; encoded by the exons ATGGCCATACGAGCGCTGAAGCAGACTGGGAGCAGGAGCATTGAAGCTGCTTTAGAATACATTAGTAAAATGGGGTATCTGGACCCAAGGAACGAGCAGATTGTACGTGTGATCAAGCAGACCTCTCCAG gaaagaACACGGCTCCAAATAATGTGCCACGCCGATTAAGTTTTGAAGGAACAAATGAGTCTTTCCCGCCTTACCATCCAATGAATAATGCAGCCTATGAAGGGTCTGCCTTTTCAGTTGAAGGTGCCATTGTGCTCAGTGACGTTCCACGGCAGTACATGGACTACTTGCTTTCTGCCCCCCAGCCTGGAGCATTAAATGGCCCAACACAAAGAtcttcccctgcaggtcctcACAACACCCCTGGAAGCCACCAGCACCAACAGAAGGCATATGCTGCAAATGTGGAGTCTGCTGCAATGAATTATGCTATTGGAAATCACAGCACCCCAAACCTCCAGATACAGGCATCTCATACGTCAAACAGCACACACTATGTACGGCAACATCTTATGGTGCAAGGGGATCCCATGGGGTATGGAGTACAGAGGACACCCTCGTTTCAAAATAAAATGCAGCAAGATGGAGGCTATGCCAATTTGCAGAGCAAAGGGCAGATCGCACAAAACAGCCCTGGCCATGTATATCAGCAAGCACCTGCGGGTCTATACATGCCACACTCTCACCACAAGCAATCAAGTCCTTCCTCTCACCAGATGCATGTTGTATCCAGAGGGCCACCATTTACCAGCGAGTTCCCAGACACGCCTCAGAATCTGATGACTCCATCAAGAAATAGCTTGAACATGGATCTCTATGATACTGGCAGTGTATGTCAGTGGCCAAATCCACAGTCTCGTCGTGATTCCCTTCAAGGCCCAGGAATGGACTCATCACCACGGCAACATGTGTCCTTCAGACCAGACTCCCAAGTACCAAGCCGTACCAACTCCTTTAATAACCAGCAGCAAAAACAGGTGCAGATGCGGCAGGCTCCCCCAAGCAAGCCTGATGCTTCCATGGCCTCTCCAAATACCATCACTGCAGTCACATCCACCCACATTCTCCAGCCAGTGAAGAGCATGAGGGTGATGAGGCCTGAGCCACAGACTGCTGTAGGCCCTACCCATCCTGGCTGGTTAGCTGCACAGGCCCAGGTGCTGGATAGCTTAGAGTTGATTGAGCCACATCCAATATCAGTTGGAGGTGCAAGTGCTTATGGGATAGATGTGGAGTATAGCAATCAGGATCTGAGATTTCCCCCACCTCCTTACCCCAAGCACCGTTTGCTGCAGAACAACCCTGAGCAGCTTGACTTGAACTCTTTGTGCTCAGGAGTGGATCAGAGCCTACGAGTTGTCAATAATGTAGCATGCGGTCAAGTGGATGAAGACAGTGGCGAGATAAAACCTGACAAAGCGAGCAAGAACCCCAAGGTCGTGAAACCCGGAAAGGATAAAAAACAAATTCAAACGTCGCCGGTTCCTGTGCGTAAAAATAGCAGAGACGAGGAAAAGAGAGAGTCCAGAATTAAGAGCTACTCACCTTTTGCCTTTAAATTTTACATGGAGCAACACGTGGAGAATGTTCTGAAGACTTATCAGCAGAAGGTCAACAGGAGGTTACAACTGGAACAAGAAATGGCTGAA GCTGGACTCGGTGAAGTTGTACAAGAGCAAATGAGGAAAATCCTTTACCAAAAAGAATCCAACTACAACAGACTAAAAAGGGCAAAAATGGATAAGTCTTTGTTTGTAAAGATCAAGACTCTGGGGATCGGCGCTTTCGGTGAGGTATGCCTCGCGAGCAAAGTGGATACCAAAGCTTTGTATGCAATGAAAACCCTGAGGAAGAAGGACGTCCTGAACCGAAACCAGGTGGCTCATGTCAAGGCAGAGAGGGACATTCTGGCAGAGGCCGACAATGAGTGGGTGGTGAAGCTGTACTACTCCTTCCAGGACAAGGACAACTTGTACTTTGTGATGGATTACATCCCAGGCGGGGATATGATGAGCCTCCTCATACGCATGGAAGTGTTCCCTGAGCACCTTGCCCGGTTTTACATTGCGGAGCTGACCCTGGCCATCGAGAGTGTCCACAAGATGGGATTTATCCACAGGGACATCAAACCTGACAACATTCTCATAGACCTGGATGGCCACATTAAACTGACAGATTTTGGTCTCTGTACTGGATTTCGGTGGACTCATAACTCAAAATACTACCAGAAAG GGAGCCACATCCGACAAGACAGTATGGAGCCCAGTGAGCTTTGGGACGATGTGTCCAACTGCAGATGTGGAGATAGGCTGAAGACCTTGGAGCAACGAGCTAAAAGGCAGCATCATAGGTGTTTGGCTCATTCGTTAGTGGGGACGCCTAATTACATAGCACCAGAGGTCCTTCTGCGTAAAG GTTACACTCAGCTCTGCGACTGGTGGAGCGTTGGTGTCATTCTCTTCGAGATGTTAGTGGGGCAGCCTCCCTTCCTTGCATCAAACCCGACAGAGACTCAGCTAAAA GTAATAAACTGGGAAAACACTCTGCACATTCCCTCCCAGATCAAACTGAGCCCAGAGGCGACGGATCTGATCACCAAGTTGTGCTGTGCGGCTGAATATCGGCTTGGGAGAAATGGGGCGGATGAAATTAAGGCTCACTCCTTCTTCAGCTCGATTGACTTCTCCAGCGACGTCCGCCACCAGCCGGCACCTTATGTCCCCAAGATTAGCCACCCCATGGACACCTCCAATTTTGACCCAGTGGAAGAGGAAAGCCCTTGGAATGACAGCGGGGACAGCACCCTCACATGGGACACCTTCATGTCTCCCGGGAATAAGCACACAGAGCACGCTTTTTATGAGTTCACTTTCCGGCGGTTCTTTGATGACCACGGCTACCCGTTCCGCTACCCAAAGCCTTCCAAGGCAGAAGCCTCCCCATGTGCGGAGTCACAGGAGGCGAGTCCAGATGCAGCCAGCGAATCAGAAGTCTGCCAACCGGTGTATGTGTGA